The Chlorocebus sabaeus isolate Y175 chromosome 18, mChlSab1.0.hap1, whole genome shotgun sequence genome window below encodes:
- the SLC25A52 gene encoding mitochondrial nicotinamide adenine dinucleotide transporter SLC25A52 — MKKILSNMMDSEAHEKRPPVLTSSKQDISPHITNDGEMKHYLCGCCAAFNNVAITYPIQKVLFRQQLYGIQTRDAILQLRRDGFRNLYRGILPPLMQKTTTLSLMFGLYEDLSCLLHKHVSAPEFATRGVAAVLAGTTEAIFTPLERVQTLLQDHKHHDKFTNTYQAFKALKCYGIGEYYRGLAPILFRNGLSNVLFFGLRGPIKEHLPTATTPSAHFVNDFISGGLLGAMLGFLIFPINVVKTRIQSQIGGEFQSFPKVFQKIWLERDRKLINLFRGAHLNYHRSIISWGIINATYEFLLKVI, encoded by the coding sequence ATGAAAAAGATCTTAAGCAACATGATGGATTCAGAAGCTCATGAAAAGAGGCCACCAGTACTTACATCTTCAAAACAAGATATATCACCTCATATTACAAATGATGGTGAAATGAAGCATTACTTGTGTGGCTGCTGCGCAGCCTTCAACAACGTCGCAATCACATATCCCATTCAGAAGGTCCTCTTTCGACAACAGCTGTATGGCATCCAAACCCGGGATGCAATACTTCAGTTGAGAAGGGATGGATTTCGAAATTTGTATCGtggaatccttcccccattgaTGCAGAAGACAACTACACTTTCACTTATGTTTGGTCTGTATGAGGATTTATCCTGCCTTCTCCACAAGCATGTCAGTGCTCCAGAGTTTGCAACCCGTGGTGTGGCGGCAGTGCTTGCGGGGACAACAGAAGCAATTTTCACTCCACTGGAAAGAGTTCAGACATTGCTTCAAGACCACAAGCATCATGACAAATTTACCAACACTTATCAGGCTTTCAAGGCCCTGAAATGTTACGGAATTGGAGAGTATTATCGAGGCTTGGCGCCCATTCTTTTCCGGAATGGACTCAGCAATGTGTTGTTTTTCGGCCTTCGAGGTCCCATTAAGGAGCATCTGCCTACGGCAACGACTCCCAGTGCTCATTTTGTCAATGATTTTATCAGTGGAGGTCTATTGGGTGCCATGTTGGGATTCTTGATTTTTCCAATTAATGTTGTAAAAACTCGCATACAGTCTCAGATTGGTGGGGAATTTCAGTCTTTCCCCAAGGTTTTCCAAAAAATCTGGCTGGAACGGGACAGAAAACTGATAAATCTTTTCAGAGGTGCTCATCTGAATTACCATCGGTCCATTATCTCTTGGGGCATAATCAATGCAACTTACGAGTTCTTGTTAAAGGTTATATGA